A window of Lepidochelys kempii isolate rLepKem1 chromosome 1, rLepKem1.hap2, whole genome shotgun sequence contains these coding sequences:
- the LOC140899667 gene encoding olfactory receptor 52K2-like: MSDSNTTDFTNPSTFILLGIPGLEAAHVWISIPFCAIYALAILGNVTILLIVKIEPSLHGPMYYFLCMLAVTDLALSTSTVPKMLSIFWFNSREIDFSACLAQLYFIHCFSAMESGILVAMALDRYVAICHPLRHSTILTNAAVAKLGLAVVLRSSMLVLPNPFLARRCLYHRTNIIPHTYCEHISMVKLACADIRVNNYYGFSLIFLITGVDVFLIALSYTQILRAIFSLPTKDAWVKTFWTCSSHLFATLAFYIPALFFILTHRFAQNVPLHFHVLMANMYLLVPPMLNPLIYGLKTKQIRNRLLWLFPHKGPKVFSW; this comes from the coding sequence ATGTCTGATTCCAACACAACTgacttcaccaacccctccaccttcatcctgctgggcattcctggcctggaggcggcccatgtctggatctccatccccttctgtgcGATCTATGCCTTAGCCATCTTGGGGAACGTCACCATCCTATTGATCGTGAAGATAGAGCCGAGCCTCCAtgggcccatgtactatttcctctgcatgctggctgTCACCGACCTGGCCCTGTCTACATCCACCGtgcccaaaatgctgagcatcttctggttcaattccagggagatcgATTTCAGTGCCTGCCTCGCCCAGCTGTACTTCATTCACTGCTTCTCAGCGATGGAGTCTGGGATCTTAGTGGCCATGGCTTTGgatcgctacgtggccatctgccatcccctgagacattccaccatCCTGACAAATGCGGCGGTGGCCAAGCTAGGCCTGGCCGTGGTACTGCGCAGCAGCATGCTCGTACTGCCCAATCCCTTCCTGGCGAGGCGGTGCCTGTATCACAGAACCAACATCATCCCCCATACCTACTGTGAGCACATATCGATGGTGAAGTTGGCCTGTGCTGACATCCGTGTCAATAATTACTATGGCTTCTCTCTGATATTCCTCATCACTGGTGTGGATGTGTTTTTGATTGCCCTGTCCTACACACAGATTCTCAGAgccatcttcagcctccccacaaaggaCGCCTGGGTGAAGACTTTTtggacctgcagctcccacctgTTTGCCACCTTAGCCTTTTACATCCCAGCTCTTTTCTTCATCCTGACGCACCGGTTTGCCCAGAATGTGCCCCTGCATTTCCATGTTCTCATGGCCAACATGTACCTCCTGGTGCCCCCCATGCTAAACCCCCTTATCTATGGTTTGAAGACCAAACAGATCAGAAACAGGCTGCTCTGGCTCTTTCCTCATAAAGGACCTAAAGTTTTCTCCTGGTAG
- the LOC140913677 gene encoding olfactory receptor 52E4-like, which translates to MLDSNTTHFSNPSTFILLGIPGLEAAHVWISIPFCTMYIPAILGNISILFIVKTEPSLHEPMYYFLCMLAVTDLVLYMSTVPKMLNIFWFNSREIDFSACLTQMYFVLVFSMMQSGILVAMALDRYVAICDPLRHSTILTNTMVAKIGLAVVLRCGIVVLPFPILARQWPYCRTNVIPQPYCAHIAVVNLACADTRVSSYYGLFVRVCVMGLDGIFIAVSYTQILRAIFSLPTKDTQLKTLGTCGSHVFVILAFYIPGLFMSLMHRFAQNVPLHFHVLIGNMYLLLPPVLNPIIYGVRTKQIRDRLLQLFTHKGA; encoded by the coding sequence ATGTTAGATTCCAACACAACCCACTTCagcaacccctccaccttcatcctgctgggcattcctggcctggaggcagcccacgtctggatctccatccccttctgcaccatgTACATCCCAGCCATCTTGGGGAACATTTCCATCCTCTTTATTGTGAAGACTGAACCgagcctccatgagcccatgtactatttccttTGCATGCTGGCTGTCACCGACCTGGTCCTGTATATGTCCACCGTGCCCAAAATGCTGAacatcttctggttcaattccagggagatcgatttcagtgcctgcctcacccagatgtacttTGTTCTCGTCTTCTCTATGATGCAGTCTGGGATCCTCGTAGCCATGGCTCTGgatcgctacgtggccatctgtgatcccctgagacattccaccatCCTGACAAACACCATGGTGGCCAAGATCGGCCTGGCCGTGGTGCTGCGCTGCGGCATAGTTGTACTGCCCTTTCCCATCCTAGCGAGGCAGTGGCCTTATTGCAGAACCAACGTCATCCCCCAGCCGTACTGCGCCCACATAGCCGTGGTGAACCTGGCCTGCGCCGACACCCGTGTTAGTAGTTACTACGGCCTCTTTGTGCGAGTCTGCGTGATGGGTCTGGATGGGATTTTTATTGCTGTGTCCTATAcccagatcctcagggccatcttcagcctccccacaaAAGACACCCAGCTCAAGACTTTGGGGACCTGTGGCTCCCACGTTTTTGTCATTTTAGCCTTTTACATCCCAGGTCTCTTCATGTCCCTCATGCACAGATTTGCCCAAAATGTGCCCCTCCATTTCCACGTTCTCATTGGCAATATGTACCTCTTGCTGCCCCCCGTGTTAAACCCCATCATCTACGGGGTGAGGACGAAACAGATCCGGGACAGGCTGCTCCAGCTCTTTACTCATAAAGGGGCCTAA
- the LOC140913767 gene encoding olfactory receptor 52R1-like produces MSDSNTTDFTNPSTFILLGIPGLEAAHVWISIPFCTMFAIAVLGNFTILFIVKTEPSLHEPMYYFLCMLAVTNLILCTSTLPKMLAIFWFNSKEINFNACLTQMYFTHCFSVMESGICVAMAFDRYVAICDPLRHSTILTNPMVAKMGLAVVLRSSIFILPFPFLVRHWPYCTTNIIPQPYCLHIAVAKLACADTHVSTFYGLFVTFCVTGLDGIFIAVSYTQILRAIFSLPTKDARLKTFETCVSHLCVILAFYIPRLFISLMYRFAQNVPLPFHVLIANVYLLVPPMLNPIIYGVRTKKIRVRLLRLFTHKGA; encoded by the coding sequence atgtcagattccaacacaaccgacttcaccaacccctccaccttcatcctgctgggcattcctggcctggaggcagcccatgtctggatctccatccccttctgcaccatgTTCGCCATCGCCGTCTTGGGGAACTTCACCATCCTCTTCATCGTGAAGACGGAGCCgagcctccatgagcccatgtactatttcctctgcatgctggctgTTACCAACCTGATCCTGTGCACGTCCACCCTGCCCAAAATGCTGGCaatcttctggttcaattccaaGGAGATCAATTTCAatgcctgcctcacccagatgtacttCACTCACTGCTTCTCAGTGATGGAGTCTGGAATCTGTGTGGCCATGGCTTTCGATCGCTATGTGGCCATCTGTgatcccctgagacattccaccatCCTGACAAACCCTATGGTGGCCAAGATGGGCCTGGCCGTGGTTCTGCGCAGCAGCATATTCATACTGCCCTTTCCCTTCCTGGTAAGACACTGGCCATATTGCACAACCAACATCATCCCCCAGCCGTACTGTTTGCACATAGCCGTGGCGAAGCTGGCCTGTGCCGACACCCATGTCAGTACTTTCTACGGACTCTTTGTGACATTCTGTGTGACTGGTCTGGATGGGATTTTTATCGCTGTGTCCTATAcccagatcctcagggccatattCAGCCTCCCCACAAAAGACGCCCGGCTCAAGACATTTGAAACCTGCgtctcccacctctgtgtcatTTTAGCCTTTTACATCCCACGTCTTTTCATCTCCCTCATGTACAGATTTGCCCAGAATGTGCCCCTTCCTTTCCACGTTCTCATTGCCAACGTGTACCTCCTGGTGCCCCCCATGCTAAACCCCATCATCTATGGGGTGAGGACCAAAAAGATCCGGGTAAGACTGCTCCGGCTCTTTACTCATAAAGGGGCCTAA